DNA sequence from the Deltaproteobacteria bacterium genome:
GCTCTTAGATATCATTCTTAATGCTCTGACCCTGGAAAGCGGTTTAGGATATGATCGAGCCATAGTGCTGCTGGTAAATGAGGCGCATCAGACCCTGAAAGCGGTTAAAGGGATGCTCCGACGCCCTGTTCCACCCTCTTTAACTTTACGGGAAGCCTTGATGGTGCCGGTCGAGGCCCAGGCGGGAGGCGAGCTGGAGAAGCTGCTACCCAAATTGCAGATTCCCTTAAAAGAAGATCAGAGTATTCTGGCCCGGACGGTGTTGCAGAAAAAGCCTTTTCACATTACCCAGGCTGAGCAAGACCCTCGGGTTAATCAGGAATTGCGGCGCTTGTATGACACCCAGGAATTTGTTACCGTCCCCCTTATCGTCAAAGATCAGGTCACCGGGGTTATTGTAGTAGATAACCAGCGGTCAAAACGCTCTATCCGCGATGAGGACGTTCAGATACTTACCATGTTTGCCAACCAGGCGGTCCTGGCCATTGAAAACTCCCGGCTCTACAGCACCATTGAAGCCAATGCCCGAGAACTCTCGCTTATTCGTGAACGGATGTTGGAGTCTGACCGGTTGGCGGCCTTAAGTGGCCTGGCCCAGGGGATGGCCCATGAGATCCGCAATCCGCTGACTTCGATTGGAGGCTTTGCCCGCCGGATTAGTAAAAAAGTGGGGAAAGACTCCCCCCTCCGACACGATGTGGAAGTTATCACCCACGAAGTCGGGCGTTTGGAAAAACTCCTGCGCGAGGTCTTGGATTTCTCTGGGGTCAACCTGGGTTACTATGAGGAGCATCAACTCAACCAGATAATTGAAGATGCTCTAACCCTGATCGAGCGCGACCTGGCGGCCAGCAATATCAAGATAGTCAAAGACCTTGCCCTAATGCCGGCGGTCCATTGTGATGATCGGCAGATTAAGCAGGTATTTTATAACCTCTTCCAAAATGCCCGCCAGGCCATGGAAAAGGGTGGAACGCTCACCATAAGGACTTATCCGATGGAAAAGGCTGACGGCTTGTATGCCGCAGCCGCAGTCTCGGATACGGGTGGGGGGATACCCATAGAATTAGTACATAATATTTTCAATCCTTTTTTCACCACCAAGGAGTTTGGCACCGGTCTCGGTCTTTCCATCGCCCAGCGGATTGTCTCCCGCCACTACGGTGAAATCGAGATCATCAATGAATTGGGCAAGGGTGTTACCTTTATTGTTACTCTGCCGATTACTAAATATTGTCTGATTAACCCCCCTGAAGCACAGGAACCGCAGACCAAATGATGATTGCCCAGTTTTAGAGGAGGACAATGATGAAAAAGATTCTGGTGGCGGATGACGAGATGAGCATCCGGCTGCTCTATAGCGAGGAACTCAAAGACGAAGGTTATGAGGTCTATACCGCGGCCGATGGCCGGGAAGCCATGGACATTGTAGAAAAAGTTCCGCTGGACCTGGTAATCCTGGATATCAAAATGCCGGAGATGAGCGGTATCGAAGTCCTCCGCCAGATAAAGGAAAAGAATCCTCGGATGCCAGTGCTGCTCAGCTCCGCCTACAGTGAATATAAACAGGATTTCGGGACCTGGGCCTCGGAAGAATATCTGGTCAAATCTTCCGACCTGGAGGACCTGAAAGCCGCGGTCAAAAGGCACCTTAAAGACTAAATGGGCGCGAGCGCCGGTTGCCTAAGGGAAGGCAATGTATGAATTTCAATGGTTGGCCGTTTTGGAGATACTGGATGGAGCTAGCCAATCAGTGTATGAGTCCTGGCACGAACCCTTTTTAGCCATCCCTTATATACTCTGAACCCACAGTTGCCGCTTATGTCCATAGTCATCTTTAGCTGTCTGATGCTTGATTTGAGAAACCAACGGCTGCGCCTTTAGCTGAGACAGAACCCGGCTCAACAGCCCGAACCAGTAATGACCTCTTATCTCACCTTATTAAGACCGATCCCAAAACTAGGGTTAAGAGCCCAAAAATCAATAAAGAGAAAGATGAGGCCAGTAACAGCGCCATCAGTGCCCGCAGCCTGGATAACTCGAAGACTCGAACCAGGGCCTTAAATTCCAGGATCAAGCACCACAGGCTGGCGATCACTCCACCCCCCATGGGGAGAAAGGTGGCTATTAAAGGGGCGTTGGCATAGGCCACGACTCGGAAAGCCGCTTCATAGCTCGGCTGCCGCCCTCCCACCAGCAACAAGGCCAACTGCAAGAAAAAGCTGCCGATAAATTGGGTAACCAACACCAGCAGGGGAACCAATAGGGTCACCCCCACCACGGTTTTTGGCTCTAAATTTAATGATTTGTTGACCAAAAAAGATAGCCAGGAACCCAAATTGCCAATTAATAACAGTTGAATTAACTGCCAGTAGAAAGAGGCCAGCATGCCGGTCGTCCCCAGAATCAGGGCAAAACCCAAGGGGGCACTTAATCCCCCCTGACGAGTCAGGTTCTGGAAAAATTCTCCGGGATGGAGCAATATCAGTTTGATCGTATTGACCAAGGCCGCCAGCACAGGCACTTCCGGGTCTTCCCAGGGTATCGGCCCCTGAACTTCAGGAGGGCTGTAACCCTGTTCTTCGTTCTCCACCCAGTCCCCCGGCAGATTCATGAGCGTGCCCTTTCCATCAACTCCTTTACCTCTTTTGGGTTTTCAATGCCGTAGAGCATGATCAACGATTTATCCGCAGGCCGCGGCTTAACGATGACATTGCCTACCTGGAGCAAGGTTTGGGTCAATCCCCGTCGCATCTCTATCTGATCCACCTCAGTCCAGGCCAATTTTTCCTGGTGCGCAGGAAAACGTCTGACTTTCTTAATACCCTGAGGGGATATCTGGTATTCCTGGTTCCATTTCAGATAAAACACTCCCAGAAGCAAAATTATCCCAATAATCAGTCCGCGTAGGGGAGTGAGTCCGAGTTGCAGGCTAAACTGGGGATTAAGATGGGGCCCCAGAACACAAAGGCCGATGGCCACATAATAGACCAAAAAGGCCCGCCAGGAGGGAGAAAGGACTCTGGTTTCGGAAATGGCCATATGGAGAGCTCCTTGTTTGTGGCCCCAGGCTTAAAAATTAGACCCGCGGCAGATTAAACCTGGCAATTACCAGAAGCTAGGGTCGAATCCGATTTTTATGGCATGGGGATAAAAAAAGGGTTAACGATAAACTATCTGAAATCCCGACTGGTCACCTAAATAAGGTTCCCACTGGATTTTTACCTCTTTGACCCAGGCGGAGGGCGGCCCCTGATGACACCAGGCAATGACCTGCTCTACCGCTCGCTTGTCACCTTCGAAAAGGGCCTCCACTTCGCCACTGGGCAGGTTGCGGACCCAACCGTTAACTCCATACCTCCGGGCTTGGTCCCGGGTATGGGCCCGGAAAAAGACCCCCTGGACCATTCCGTCAATTAGCACTCGAGC
Encoded proteins:
- a CDS encoding acylphosphatase, whose product is MSKEEMVRARVLIDGMVQGVFFRAHTRDQARRYGVNGWVRNLPSGEVEALFEGDKRAVEQVIAWCHQGPPSAWVKEVKIQWEPYLGDQSGFQIVYR
- a CDS encoding response regulator, giving the protein MKKILVADDEMSIRLLYSEELKDEGYEVYTAADGREAMDIVEKVPLDLVILDIKMPEMSGIEVLRQIKEKNPRMPVLLSSAYSEYKQDFGTWASEEYLVKSSDLEDLKAAVKRHLKD
- a CDS encoding YIP1 family protein; translated protein: MNLPGDWVENEEQGYSPPEVQGPIPWEDPEVPVLAALVNTIKLILLHPGEFFQNLTRQGGLSAPLGFALILGTTGMLASFYWQLIQLLLIGNLGSWLSFLVNKSLNLEPKTVVGVTLLVPLLVLVTQFIGSFFLQLALLLVGGRQPSYEAAFRVVAYANAPLIATFLPMGGGVIASLWCLILEFKALVRVFELSRLRALMALLLASSFSLLIFGLLTLVLGSVLIR
- a CDS encoding GAF domain-containing protein, which produces MSNQLAFLTQLIELFTSSVSYSERLDNFVHLLARNLKFDLALFFVLEKEKQRLLLNTSSKGPVSPANLINFPLGKGLVGTTAHTRENQIAYRDEPGILQANSPLEVLQPDFQTLASFVVADDNFLYGVLLLIDKKRRKLDVSALKLIKLACRLLAGTIRQALRHDETKKRIAELSALFEIGKAISSTMELDALLERIVSTCAKIINARGAILRIIDEQTGIPIIASEYGDISQVCPVIVPSEVQAAVVSGELPFVAASFPNSKGQIHSYLGVPLIFKGHLKGVLCVYDKISETQEYQEFDAENRQLLFTMAGMITSSIENALTFQELESLAEKNERMVRVLTVLQEISWALMTTVRMEKLLDIILNALTLESGLGYDRAIVLLVNEAHQTLKAVKGMLRRPVPPSLTLREALMVPVEAQAGGELEKLLPKLQIPLKEDQSILARTVLQKKPFHITQAEQDPRVNQELRRLYDTQEFVTVPLIVKDQVTGVIVVDNQRSKRSIRDEDVQILTMFANQAVLAIENSRLYSTIEANARELSLIRERMLESDRLAALSGLAQGMAHEIRNPLTSIGGFARRISKKVGKDSPLRHDVEVITHEVGRLEKLLREVLDFSGVNLGYYEEHQLNQIIEDALTLIERDLAASNIKIVKDLALMPAVHCDDRQIKQVFYNLFQNARQAMEKGGTLTIRTYPMEKADGLYAAAAVSDTGGGIPIELVHNIFNPFFTTKEFGTGLGLSIAQRIVSRHYGEIEIINELGKGVTFIVTLPITKYCLINPPEAQEPQTK